From Theileria annulata chromosome 1, complete sequence, *** SEQUENCING IN PROGRESS ***, one genomic window encodes:
- a CDS encoding origin recognition complex-like protein, putative (Moderate FASTA hit to origin recognition complexes from diverse origin such as P. falciparum, X. laevis and M. musculus): protein MSDVNFQLSIPSGLDKKLKEIINPSEFHSRGFALNTYKGKIFNVKYHGKKIIGDKELYDHMSSNFLWLMDYITNENPYGKTTTQFESKISHLLGMTKDYLSDSIIIESEPVDSVSNHTFETKTQQTDDKSFVKTDKLSLPNNINAKINTAKLNGLLPDYSDVLKFDLSSLMGNLNTFDNLKKILEPVPNAPDITETLLYQYMKPRSGPFVDTSEMEKIMFSHHINVKMANLLKTAFEKSSLESYTKLVNQFTSKSFKIDREYIKPMIFWKTWILNGFHLIFYGKGSNSNLLNAFSKIALRFDTKTLSKSEALKRISRKVESLNSYFYMIIHGIDLFLLNEGFNTLKDLIALKNVKVIGSMNHQNSGPIFNEFDKILGKYRIVHTNTLHEFGQELISIWQNTPPNFFMNKKVQKSAAQIQTILEALSRNHQKLFSLIAQIQLEATKDTKKFIGIEKNSILHDSRAITICHNETKLDNLLTEFTTHDVIEQTRGPGGRLFLRIPFEKYVYP from the exons ATGTCTGACGTTAATTTCCAATTGTCAATTCCTTCCGGtttagataaaaaattaaaagaaattattaatccCAGCGAATTCCATTCCAGAGGATTCGCTTTAAATACATACAAAGGGAAAATTTTCAACGTTAAATACCATGGAAAAAAGATCATTGGAGACAAGGAGCTGTACGATCATATGTCAAGCAACTTCCTTTGGCTAATGGATTACATAACTAATGAAAACCCATATGGAAAAACAACAACACAGTTTGAATCAAAAATTAGTCACCTACTTGGTATGACAAAAGATTATTTATCAGACTCTATTATCATCGAAAGTGAGCCAGTGGATTCAGTTTCGAACCATACTTTCGAAACTAAAACACAACAAACTGATGATAAAAGTTTTGTCAAAACCGACAAGTTGAGTTTGCCTAATAACATAAATGCAAAAATAAACACAGCGAAGCTTAATGGGTTATTGCCAGATTATTCTGACGTTTTAAAGTTCGATTTATCATCCTTAATGGGAAACCTAAACACGTTCGACAATTTGAA AAAAATTCTCGAACCGGTTCCAAATGCACCTGATATTACAGAAACATTGTTGTATCAGTACATGAAACCGAGAAGTGGACCATTTGTGGACACATCTGAAATGGAAAAGATAATGTTTAGCCATCACATTAACGTGAAAATGGCAAATTTACTTAAAAcag CTTTCGAAAAGTCAAGCTTGGAATCGTACACGAAATTGGTAAATCAATTTACATCGAAGAGTTTCAAG ATTGATAGGGAGTACATTAAGCCGATGATATTCTGGAAGACCTGGATACTTAATGGgtttcatttaattttttatggAAAAGGGTCAAATagtaatttgttaaatGCTTTCTCCAAGATTGCTTTAAGGTTCG ACACTAAAACACTTTCAAAGTCTGAAGCCCTCAAG agAATTTCAAGAAAGGTTGAATCACTcaattcatatttttatatgatAATACACGGAATTGACCTATTCTTGTTGAATGAAGGATTCAATACGTTGAAAGATTTGATAGCGcttaaaaat gTTAAAGTGATAGGATCGATGAATCACCAGAATTCAGGACCGatttttaatgaatttgataaaatacTGGGAAAGTACAGGATTGTCCACACCAACACACTTCATGAATTCGG ACAAGAACTTATTTCAATATGGCAAAACACACCACCGAACTTCTTTATGAATAAGAAGGTGCAGAAGAGCGCAGCTCAAATACAAACTATACTGGAGGCTCTTAGCAGGAATCACCAGAAACTATTTTCACTTATCGCACAAATCCAACTTGA AGCAACCAAAGATACTAAAAAGTTCATCGGAATTGAAAAGAATTCCATACTCCATGATTCTAGGGCCATTACTATTTGCCATAATGAAACCAAACTGGACAATCTTTTGACTGAATTCACTACCCACGAT GTGATTGAACAAACTCGCGGACCTGGAGGAAGACTATTCCTTAGGATTCCATTTGAAAAGTATGTTTATCCctga
- a CDS encoding DNAJ protein, putative (Signal peptide predicted for TA19760 by SignalP 2.0 HMM (Signal peptide probability 0.900, signal anchor probability 0.026) with cleavage site probability 0.318 between residues 26 and 27) yields MISYKFGLLVSIFFYSALQSIKYAQSFHFTFNNEFFDFQSAPETTHEDKRCPYEVLGVSKNSTHKEIRKAFLGLSKKYHPDLSTDPDASDKFKEINEAYEILSNNDKREAYDNHGFAGLDRMARMGGMPEEYDMDDIFNNFFSSGFQGTREKKAEPLVYPLTVPLDFLYTGKEFELTLELTKLCKNYDECETKRSDCHGPGLKVVTQQRGYGMFIQHQMRDDTCIGRGKGWLPNCKECPNGPVYTEEVQVTVNVEPGHKNKQNIVMEGRGQEKPGLKRGDLVFVVTEKPHDVFRREGNDLHCKLDISLKESLTKFEREIDIFGQTSVTVAQNGVTPHNHVIKVQGKGMPVYGSDKFGNLYVTINVVFPKKLTPAQIKLIEQAL; encoded by the exons ATGATATCGTATAAATTCGGATTACTAGTCTCAATTTTCTTTTACTCTGCCCTCCAGTCAATAAAATATGCACAATCGTTCCATTTCACGTTCAATAATGAGTTTTTTGACTTTCAATCCGCTCCGGAGACAACCCATGAAGATAAAAGGTGCCCCTACGAGGTCCTAGGAGTGAGTAAAAATTCTACACATAAAGAAATAAGGAAGGCATTCCTTGGGTTGAGTAAAAAATATCACCCCGATCTGAGCACAGACCCCGACGCTTCAGATAAATTCaaagaaataaatgaaGCATATGAAATACTAAGTAACAATGATAAGAGAGAAGCATATGATAATCATGGATTCGCAGGACTCGATAGAATGGCAAGAATGGGAGGAATGCCAGAAGAATACGATATGGatgatatatttaataactttTTCTCATCAGGATTCCAAGGCACAAGAGAAAAGAAGGCTGAACCATTGGTTTATCCATTGACAGTACCATTAGATTTTTTATACACGGGAAAAGAATTCGAACTAACATTAGAACTGACTAAACTGTGCAAAAATTATGATGAATGCGAAACTAAGCGTTCAGATTGCCATGGACCAGGATTAAAAGTAGTAACTCAACAGAGAGGCTATGGAATGTTCATTCAACATCAAATGAGAGATGATACATGTATTGGTAGAGGAAAAGGCTGGCTCCCAAATTGCAAA gAATGCCCTAATGGACCGGTATATACAGAAGAAGTCCAAGTAACGGTTAATGTGGAACCAGGTCATAAgaataaacaaaatatagTAATGGAAGGAAGAGGACAAGAAAAACCAGGACTGAAGAGGGGAGATTTGGTGTTTGTAGTTACAGAAAAACCACATGATGT ATTCAGAAGAGAAGGAAATGATCTACACTGTAAACTTGACATATCGCTAAAGGAATCACTTACCAAATTCGAAAGAGAAATCGATATTTTCGGCCAAACCTCAGTAACTGTGGCACAAAATGGAGTTACACCTCATAATCATGTAATAAAAGTCCAAGGAAAAGGTATGCCAGTCTATGGTTCAgataaatttggaaatttaTATGTGACTATCAATGTCGTGTTTCCAAAAAAACTCACACCAGCAcaaattaagttaattgAACAAGCactttaa
- a CDS encoding aspartyl/glutamyl-trna amido transferase, putative (1 probable transmembrane helix predicted for TA19745 by TMHMM2.0 at aa 2-24) has translation MCIFLSIASNIILFLSLKSFTYIACFHSRIFMEQPLAFHGNVTSNIPFINPNNLNKDKYMNKTQEFSLNQEQADDLYEDFYSSGHDNSKTILTGIETHVQLASPYKAFCSCRSIASPLTTLNATENPDLYKTLPADNRRKVYNGFKKVLEDIQSNYKPSITASKTHYDPTSPMNFEQYAKFYYDSKEFKAYGDVDEKTLNEMLLKENEYTCPVCKGEVGATPHISPMSFLYAVGVCKVFNCKISNEVSFDRKCYEYFDLPKGYQITQTLNPLGRDGSITLSTGKVVKISKIQFEEDTARRVDVHGTTKSLDFNRSGIALAEVVTAPLELTRSEILETCKKTYELIFLNGLSNGNRFRGNFRFDINLSRPDGSNRVEIKNLNSFVTINKAVNDYDPEKEYTFNSESFSNPSVLNQLVSEEKRNPENKGGSILETIKNVFLSILKNIPDGHKYTPMGTTLKWNKYKGLEPTRNKLPSDSYGNYFEPNIPVIYQSPDLIKRITDCLPKSLKGLESLLEKYPEVNKELLKEIYKYASWTEYYDKLCTYLDSRVAANHFVNLLLPLVKSTNKLLMPPERFSELLKLVLNYKLNLSDLEEELPNLLDYTGSFEEYFRSKNLLLYDLDKTKKLIDEYLKKHPLDYSMSKYVVIYTLNII, from the coding sequence ATGTGTATTTTCTTATCCATAGCCagtaatattatattatttttatcgCTAAAATCCTTTACATACATTGCTTGTTTCCATTCCAGAATTTTCATGGAACAACCCCTAGCCTTCCATGGCAACGTAACTTCTAATATCCCTTTTATCAAcccaaataatttaaataaagataaatatatgaataaaaCCCAGGAATTTTCCCTGAACCAAGAGCAGGCAGATGATCTGTATGAAGATTTTTATTCTAGCGGCCATGACAACTCAAAAACTATTCTGACTGGCATAGAAACACACGTACAACTAGCATCTCCATACAAGGCATTCTGTTCGTGCAGAAGTATCGCTTCACCCCTAACTACCCTGAACGCGACTGAAAACCCAGATCTATATAAAACGCTGCCAGCCGATAACAGAAGGAAAGTGTACAATGGTTTTAAAAAGGTGCTGGAGGATATACAGTCAAATTATAAACCTTCAATAACTGCCTCAAAGACACATTATGACCCTACCTCACCCATGAACTTTGAACAGTACGCGAAGTTTTATTACGACTCGAAAGAGTTCAAAGCGTACGGAGATGTTGACGAAAAGACCCTTAACGAAATGCTGCTGAAAGAAAATGAGTATACCTGTCCAGTATGTAAAGGAGAAGTGGGAGCGACTCCACACATATCTCCCATGTCGTTTTTGTACGCCGTAGGAGTCTGTAAAGTTTTCAACTGTAAGATATCTAATGAAGTATCATTTGATCGCAAATGTTATGAATACTTTGACTTGCCAAAGGGCTACCAAATCACCCAAACCTTGAACCCACTTGGCAGAGACGGAAGCATAACGTTAAGCACTGGAAAGGTTGTTAAGATATCGAAAATCCAATTTGAAGAGGATACAGCCAGGAGAGTGGATGTACATGGTACAACAAAAAGCCTTGATTTCAATAGAAGCGGAATCGCCCTAGCTGAAGTGGTCACTGCTCCACTTGAGTTGACAAGGTCTGAAATACTGGAGACCTGCAAAAAGACTTAtgaattgatttttttaaatggCCTATCAAACGGTAATAGGTTTAGAGGAAACTTTAgatttgatataaatttatctcGCCCTGATGGTTCGAACCGTGTGGAGATTAAGAATTTGAATTCTTTTGTGACAATCAACAAGGCTGTTAATGATTACGATCCTGAAAAGGAGTACACCTTTAATTCTGAGAGCTTTAGTAATCCTAGtgttttaaatcaattggTGAGTGAAGAAAAAAGAAACCCCGAAAATAAAGGTGGATCAATCCTAGAAACTATCAAAAACGTGTTTCTatcaattttgaaaaaCATTCCAGATGGCCATAAATACACACCCATGGGGACCACTCTTAAGTGGAATAAGTACAAAGGCCTGGAGCCAACTAGAAACAAGTTACCCTCAGACTCTTATGGAAACTATTTTGAGCCAAATATTCCAGTAATATACCAGAGTCCCGATTTGATAAAGAGAATAACGGATTGTCTCCCTAAAAGTCTCAAGGGGCTCGAATCACTTCTGGAAAAGTATCCAGAGGTGAACAAGGAGCTTTTGAAGGAGATTTACAAGTATGCTTCATGGACAGAATATTATGATAAATTGTGCACTTATTTAGATTCAAGAGTAGCTGCAAATCACTTTGTAAACCTCTTGCTTCCCCTGGTCAAGTCTACAAACAAGCTCTTAATGCCACCCGAAAGGTTCTCAGAACTTTTAAAACTGGTTTTGAACTACAAGTTGAATTTATCAGATCTTGAGGAAGAGTTACCAAACCTATTGGATTATACAGGCTCTTTTGAGGAGTATTTCAGGTCAAAGAACTTGCTTTTGTACGATTTGGATAAAACAAAGAAACTCATCGACGAATACCTCAAGAAGCATCCTCTAGACTATTCAATGTCAAAGTATGTAGTTATCTATAcactaaatattatttag
- a CDS encoding uncharacterized protein (Weak match to P. falciparum DNA-directed RNA polymerase beta' chain;~1 probable transmembrane helix predicted for TA19750 by TMHMM2.0 at aa 375-397) has product MMMAFRTQNIKTELPHFNKYSTESCKKSAFMLDSIAPNREMTQTTVAEDVIAPGKYSNYNRHPNFCIGRYNLFEIDLRDQKSIRYNKIFPNLVAYYHLFTKLDFSLGRYGSVSISYKDVSERNLSENVNPKYSYNCNNINTLNEEFCETSLININRKLINNKYMPEDIEFLKQLNEQEIETYEVKDLIKPIVLEKEIRAELKNNIQEQIISKFDLNRLYRNIRPLNWLYLPNTGTVKISMFIEDISLPLSINFNLYPGTKPLVIDDATIITPPEEPTFSSYESSNFGGLMGCLKVRPVNNFSPKRILSNDLKKSKIKLITIRGTTRERFNLLFRLLEMLARNSPPFKAPFKPSLITSETYQEILFDEKTPIKLKTLILYVHSYFIFVIPLLTYFNFATGQTHLCNSYTTIDVKPRVVWHPLKSSYGSSNINFIPPEYRNAGFFSSDQLHFEPEVIFNLLSNYNGFWKIIRGHRENGVNKYSCLEKTFEEDKDNGYLGGQNKEKRDYKVYYVGGKIKMIYKEQEGAIILNLLL; this is encoded by the coding sequence ATGATGATGGCATTCAGAACgcaaaatattaaaacagAACTTccacattttaataaatattccaCCGAAAGTTGTAAAAAAAGCGCTTTTATGCTGGATTCTATAGCTCCTAACCGGGAAATGACTCAAACAACTGTGGCTGAGGATGTAATCGCACCTGGAAAATACTCAAACTATAATAGACACCCAAATTTTTGTATAGGAagatataatttgtttgaAATTGATCTAAGAGATCAAAAATCTATAaggtataataaaattttcccCAATCTTGTAGCATACTACCATCTCTTTACCAAACTAGACTTTAGCCTGGGGAGGTATGGATCCGTGTCGATTTCATACAAAGATGTATCTGAAAGAAATCTTAGTGAAAATGTTAATCCTAAGTATTCCTATAATTGTAACAATATAAACACGCTGAATGAAGAATTTTGTGAAACTTCACTCATAAATATTAACCGAAAacttataaataataaatatatgcCAGAGGATATTGAGTTTTTGAAACAACTCAATGAACAGGAAATAGAAACATATGAAGTTaaagatttaataaaacCAATAGTTTTAGAAAAAGAAATAAGGGcagaattaaaaaacaatatccaagaacaaataattagtaaatttgaCCTAAACAGATTATATAGGAACATTCGTCCACTTAATTGGCTCTACCTACCTAATACAGGCACAGTAAAAATTAGTATGTTTATAGAGGACATTTCCTTGCCATTgtctataaattttaacctGTATCCTGGAACTAAACCGCTGGTAATAGACGATGCAACTATAATAACCCCCCCTGAAGAACCCACTTTTAGTAGTTATGAATCGTCTAACTTTGGTGGGTTAATGGGTTGTCTCAAGGTGAGACCTgtgaataatttttctcCGAAAAGGATCCTttcaaatgatttaaaaaagtcaaaaattaaactcaTAACCATAAGGGGTACCACTAGGGAACGATTTAATTTACTGTTTAGACTGTTAGAAATGCTGGCAAGGAATTCTCCACCATTCAAAGCACCATTCAAACCATCATTGATAACTTCTGAAACTTATCAGGAAATTTTGTTTGACGAAAAAACTCCAATTAAGTTGAAGACGTTGATTTTGTATGTACATTCCTACTTTATATTTGTCATACCCCTCCTAACATATTTCAATTTTGCAACTGGGCAGACCCATTTGTGCAACTCTTATACAACCATAGATGTTAAACCAAGAGTAGTGTGGCACCCATTGAAAAGCAGCTACGGCTCTTccaatataaattttatacctCCAGAGTACAGAAACGCTGGATTCTTCTCTAGTGATCAGCTCCATTTCGAACCCGAGGTTATATTCAATTTGCTTTCAAATTACAATGGGttttggaaaataataagagGCCATAGAGAAAATGGAGtcaataaatatagttGTTTGGAAAAAACGTTCGAGGAGGATAAGGACAATGGATATTTAGGTGGTCAAAATAAGGAGAAAAGGGATTATAAAGTGTACTACGTAGGAGGAAAGATCAAAATGATTTACAAAGAACAAGAAGGTgcaataatattaaatttacttCTTTAA
- a CDS encoding ribonuclease h1 large subunit, putative encodes MEGENHLKCFRLHRFGNISKSDYVILGIDEAGRGPVLGPMVYGGFFCTKGDNCNSILKNKIKVDDSKKLSESMRENKFYQLNDPDHPFGVVAEVITPQYISYKMLQREKYNLNEISHDTAISIIRHVLSHGYNLKEVYIDAVGTVNKYESKLSKMFPKIQFSVREKADSIYPTVSAASIVAKVIRDNIIKTWKFDFEVENIGSGYPGDPYTKDFLTKNMDKIFGFPDIVRFSWSTASNLLNGSESVEVDWYDEENFPSKKSDLPAPLCYTIKNVTKL; translated from the exons atggaAGGTGAAAATCACTTAAAATGTTTCAGACTACATCGTTTTGGAAACATTTCGAAATCTGATTATGTTATTTTGG GGATCGACGAGGCTGGAAGAGGCCCTGTTCTGGGTCCAATGGTTTATGGAGGTTTTTTTTGCACAAAAGGCGACAATTGTAATTCTATACTCAAAAATAAGATAAAAGTTGATG ATTCTAAAAAGTTATCTGAGTCCATGAGGGAGAATAAATTTTACCAGCTAAACGATCCTGATCATCCATTTGGAGTTGTTGCCGAGGTGATAACTCCACAGTATATTAGCTATAAAATGCTTCAAAG AGAAAAATATAATCTGAACGAGATATCTCACGATACTGCAATATCGATTATTCGTCATGTTCTATCTCATGGTTATAATCTAAAAGAA GTTTACATAGATGCAGTTGGCACAGTTAACAAATATGAATCTAAACTCTCCAAGATGTTTCCAAAGATACAATTCTct GTTCGGGAGAAAGCGGATTCTATATATCCCACAGTTAGTGCTGCTTCAATTGTTGCTAAAGTAATAAGGGATAACATAATAAAAACGTGGAAATTTGACTTTGAGGTTGAAAATATAGGTTCTGGATACCCTGGTG ATCCTTACACCAAGGACTTTCTGACGAAGAACATGGACAAAATCTTTGGCTTCCCTGACATTGTCCGTTTCAGCTGGTCCACCGCGagtaatttattgaatGGATCAGAGAGTGTTGAGGTCGACTGGTATGATGAAGAGAATTTTCCTTCAAAAAAGAGCGATTTGCCCGCTCCTCTGTGTTATActataaaaaatgtaacaaaattgtaa
- a CDS encoding u3 small nucleolar ribonucleoprotein, putative, with translation MLRKTLRQRREYLFLKSRENKDKYSLKKARELNEALKNNKPIPTELRNQSGVVQPSLNLLDSKRREEYNHADNEYAFCGYKDPKVLITTSRNPSSRLTQFAKEFCLIIPNSERLNRGSYILKDLVEFCRSKDVSDMVLIYETRGKPKSMIITHLPHGPTAYFQLSDVVLRHDLTEKLPTMSQAYPHLMFHNFTSPLGERLKDIIRYMFPPANTNETRIMSFVNEKDKIVFRHHVWTEKKIGAEDKKISLKEIGPRFVLKPFKIELGTVDMRDLETEWVLRPYFNTHKPVLA, from the exons ATGTTACGTAAAACCTTAAGACAGAGAAGAGAGTATTTATTCCTCAAATCCAGAGAAAATAAGGATAAATATTCACTAAAGAAGGCCAGAGAGTTAAATGAAGccttaaaaaataataaaccTATTCCTACAGAGTTAAGGAACCAAAGTGGAGTCGTTCAGCCCTCATTGAATCTACTTGATTCCAAAAGAAGAGAAGAATACAATCATGCGGATAACGAATACGCTTTTTGCG GATATAAGGACCCGAAAGTTCTTATAACCACGTCAAGGAATCCATCCAGCAGACTAACGCAGTTCGCAAAGGAGTTTTGCTTGATAATCCCAAATTCAGAACGCCTGAATAGAGGttcatatattttaaaagatttGGTCGAATTTTGTAGATCGAAAGATGTCTCAGATATGGTTCTGATCTATGAAACAAGAG GTAAGCCCAAGTCAATGATCATAACTCATCTTCCACATGGGCCAACAGCTTATTTTCAACTCTCAGACGTGGTTCTGAGACACGATCTGACTGAAAAACTACCGACGATGTCCCAA GCATACCCGCATCTAATGTTCCATAACTTCACAAGCCCGCTCGGCGAAAGGTTGAAAGATATCATAAGGTACATGTTCCCGCCTGCAAATACAAACGAGACTAGAATAATGTCGTTTGTCAACGAAAAGGATAAAATCGTATTTCGCCACCATGTTTGGACGGAAAAAAAGATTGGAGCTGAAGATAAAAAGATTTCCTTGAAGGAAATAGGACCAAGATTTGTATTAAAGCCATTTAAAATAGAACTTGGAACAGTAGACATGCGTGACCTTGAAACTGAGTGGGTCTTAAGACCCTATTTTAATACTCACAAACCAGTCCTAGCCTGA
- a CDS encoding polyA polymerase, putative — MVLPVQSIQLNQYGITDPVSNEGPTNNDIKASRELLNLLKSYNLYETDEGKKRREDILESLNRLLQQFVRRQAKINRGLTDQEASQVSGKLLTFGSYRLGIVAPDSDIDVLCLCPRSVTRESFFSDFYNTLTKVEGISKLQPVPDAYTPVIKLYFYEISIDILFANLDAPTVSPHINVLDDNILRNMNDSTVRSINGCRVASYILDSVPNKNYFRTTLRFIKLWASRRKIYSTVVGYLGGVAWAILTARVCQLYPNCAPNQLIEKFFRVFSVWQWECPVTLCKIKEPPNIPGLMSFKVWDPRVNPQDRHHLMPIITPAFPSMNSTHNVTATTKKVITEELMRALEIFKTPNLSNLELWEKVLEEQDVFSNYKHFLVIEVYGSTEHAHGKWEGWIGSRMRFLISRLENLGNTHIRPIPGFFKFEDDNWDYASSAFFAFKVISGVAENSKTLDIRSAVQSFKDIINNWSDMEKYRDQISFNIKHLKNNQLPDYVLSNKSKKRSINEISEESNRL; from the exons ATGGTTCTTCCTGTACAATCTATCCAATTGAATCAGTATGGAATAACTGATCCTGTGTCCAACGAAGGTCCAACAAACAACGATATCAAGGCTTCCAGAGAACTTCTTAACCTACtaaaatcatataatttgtatgaAACTGATGAAGGTAAAAAAAGAAGAGAAGATATTCTGGAATCTCTGAACCGCCTCCTCCAACAGTTTGTTAGAAGGCAAgctaaaattaatagagGATTAACAGATCAAGAAGCAAGTCAAGTTTCAGGTAAACTGCTTACTTTTGGATCATATAGGTTGGGAATCGTAGCTCCAGATAGCGATATCGACGTTTTGTGCCTATGCCCGAGGAGCGTAACACGAGAATCATTCTTTTCTgatttttataatacattGACAAAAGTAGAAGGGATATCTAAGTTGCAACCTGTCCCAGACGCCTACACACCAGTAATTAAACtatatttttatgaaaTAAGCATCGACATACTGTTTGCCAACTTGGATGCCCCAACTGTTAGTCCACATATTAACGTTTTGGACGATAACATTTTACGTAACATGAATGACTCTACAGTTCGCAGCATTAATGGATGTAGAGTTGCAAGTTATATACTCGACTCTGTCCCAAACAAAAATTACTTTAGGACAACACTCAGATTCATAAAGCTCTGGGCCTCAAGACgtaaaatatattcaacAGTTGTAGGATATCTTGGTGGTGTGGCTTGGGCAATTTTAACGGCAAGAGTATGCCAACTGTACCCTAATTGCGCCCCAAACCAACTCATAGAGAAATTTTTCAGGGTATTCTCAGTATGGCAGTGGGAATGCCCAGTGACCTTGTGTAAGATAAAGGAGCCGCCAAACATTCCAGGACTAATGTCGTTCAAAGTATGGGATCCGAGAGTTAACCCTCAG GATCGACATCACCTGATGCCAATAATTACCCCTGCATTTCCTTCTATGAATTCTACTCATAATGTAACTGCAACAACCAAGAAAGTGATAACAGAGGAGCTTATGAGGGCTTTGGagatttttaaaactcCAAACCTCTCGAATCTCGAACTGTGGGAGAAGGTTCTAGAGGAACAGGATGTATTTTCTAACTACAAGCACTTTCTTGTAATAGAAGTATACGGATCTACTGAACAT GCTCATGGAAAATGGGAAGGATGGATTGGAAGTAGGATGAGATTCCTTATAAGTAGACTGGAGAACTTAGGAAACACACACATAAGACCAATTCCTGggttttttaaatttgaa gatGATAATTGGGATTATGCGTCATCTGCCTTCTTCGCGTTCAAGGTCATATCGGGTGTGGCAGAAAACTCAAAAACGCTGGATATACGCTCAGCGGTCCAGTCATTTAAAGATATCATAAACAATTGGAGCGATATGGAGAAGTACAGGGACCAAATCAGCTTTAATATCAAACACCTTAAAAACAACCAACTCCCTGATTATGTTCTATCAAACAAGTCGAAAAAGAGATcaataaatgaaatatcAGAAGAATCTAATAGattgtaa